Below is a window of Acidobacteriota bacterium DNA.
GGGCAGCGTGATCCAGACGTAGACGAGGATGGCAAAGGAGATGGCCGGGATCGCGAGGAGTGCCCGGCCCACGCGCCGCATTCGCGGATTATACCGATCAGCCCGCCACGACGATCTTGATCCGGGCGCCCGGAGGCGGCGCCTGGCCGGGCTCGTAATGGTTCATGATCGCGAGCGTGGACGGTTTGATGGTCCCGCTCGAGGCGCGCGACGCGATCGACGGCCACGTGTCCCCCTCGCGCACGGTGTACAGGTCCACGCGATTCGGCTGGATGCCGGCGGCCTCCTGCCGCGACAGCGGGCGGAACGATCCGACGGCACGATTCAAGTCGTCCTCCGCGCGCGGAAACAGCTGGCGCGGCGCAATGCCGGCCACCAGGTACACGCGCTTCTCGTGGACCACATGCGCGGCGCGCACGAGCGAGCTGCCGAGCCCCTGCATGTTCCCCTGGTACGTCCCGACGAACGCGTCGAGCCCGTTCACCTGTGTGCGGTTCCCGTCAACCGCCCGAAAGCCGGCGTTCTGCATCCCGCGGACCGCGATCTGCTCGATCGACCCTTGGGGCTGCGCCACGAGCTGCAGGAGCACGTACGCGTCCGCATCCGGCGCCTTGGCAACCACCTGCTGCGGTGAGTTCTGCACGTCCCAGCCGCGGGGGAACGTCAGGGCGAATCGCAGGTCGGCGTGCAGGAACTCGTTGCCGCGGACAATCCCTTCCTCGGGGCTGTCGCCGTAGATCACGCCGTCCACGCGGCGCAGAAACCCGGCGCGGTCGCGCTCGCCGGAGCCCGCCGTCGGGCTCGCGCCGATCTTCTGCACGATCTGCTGGACGTGCTCGACGCGGTCGGCGGGCGCCGGGTGCGTGGACAGCCAGTTCGGCACCCCCTTGCGGCTGCCGCTCGCCTCATCCAGCCTCGCCAGCGTCGTCAGCATCCCCGCGACGCCGCGGGGATCCCATCCGGCCTTCGCGGAGTATTGCGCGCCGAACTCGTCGGCCTGGTTCTCCGCGTCGCGCCCGTACTTGAGGAACAGCGCGCCGAGCGCCGTCTCGGTCAGCCCCTGGAACGGCCGCGCCTCGGGCACGAAAATGCTGAGCAGCGTGACGCCGATGCCGGCGCTCGTCGCCTTGGTGTACTGCTGCGCGGAGTGGCGAGCGGTGACGTGCGCGATCTCATGGCCGAGCACGCCCGCGAGCTCCGCCTCGTCGTCGAGGAACGGCAGGATTCCGCGCGTGATGTAGATGAATCCGCCCGGCAGGGCGAACGCATTGACGGCCGGCTGGTTGACGACGGTGAATTTCCACGGGAGGTTCGGGCGCGGCGACACGCGCGCGAGGCGCATGCCGAGGTCGCTGACGTAGCGCTGCAGCTCGGCGTCGTTGTACGGCCCCATCTGGCGCTGGACTTCGGCGTCGAGCTGCCTGCCCGTCGCGATCTCCTGCTCCTCGCTCATGAGCGAGAATTCCTTCTTGCCCGTCGCAGGATTGGTGGCGCAGCCGGTCCCGGCGGCAAGGCCCGCCGACAGCGACAGCGCGCACGCGAACGCGGAGAGTTGTGTCTGCATACGGTCCACCTGGGGTGTCCGGCTGCAACGGCGATGCCGGACGCAGTTACAACAGCCGGGATGCCGCCTCGACGGACGCGCCAGCGTCGAGCTTGTAGCCGGCCGCGGCAAGCGCGCGCTCGAACGCGGCGAGGAAGCGCGCGACGATCTCGGGCGTCGCGCCCGCGCCCATGATGCCGACCCGCCAGATCTTTCCCGCGAGCGGACCGAGGCCGGCGCCGATCTCGATGCCCGATTCGTTCAGCAGATGCTGGCGCACCGCCGCTTCCGCGGAGCCTTCGAGGGAGGCGGGCACCCGGATCGCGTTCAGATTCCAGAGCCGGTCCTGCTCGGACGGGAGCAGCGCGAGCCCGATGGCCGACAGGCCCGACGCCAGCGCGCCATGGCACCGCTCGTGGCGGCGCCAGCGCGCCTCCAGCCCTTCTTCCTCGACAACCTGGAGCGCCTCGTTGACGGCGATGAGGAGCGACGAGCACAGCGTGTGGTGGTACTTGCGGTGCAGCCAGTAGTCCTCGAGCAGCCGCAGGTCGAGATAGAAGCTGCGCGCCTCGACGCGCCGCTCGAGCGCGCGGGGGCTGAAGGTGACCGGCGCCATCCCCGATGGCGCTCCCAGGCCTTTCTGGCTGCAGCTGTAGCAGGCGTCGATCTGCCAGCGCGCGACGTCGAGCGGCACGGCCCCAAGCGACGTGACCGCGTCCACGATGACGAGCGCGTCGTGCTCGCGCGCCAGCGCGGCGACCTCCTGCACGGGATTCCGGACGCCCGTGGACGTCTCGGCGTGCACGATGGTCACAAGATCCGCCTTCGTGCGCGCGAGAACGGCGCGCACGTCGGCGGGATCGATCGCGCGTCCCCACTCCCCTTCCACGCGGTCCACGTGCGCGCCGTAGCGCTCCAGCATCCGCGCGAGGCGGTCGCCGAAATAGCCGTTCACCACCGCGACCGCGCGCGTGCCCGGCGCGGTCAGGTTGGCGACGCACGTCTCCATCCCGGATGTCCCGGTCCCGGAGATGAGCAGCGAGAGCGCGCGATCCGGCGCGCGGAACGCCCGCGCGAGACGCGCGCGCGTGTCGTCGAGGATCGCCATCGTGACCGGATCGAGATGGCTCAGGACGGGCGCCGACATCGCGTCGAGCACCCGCCGCGGCACGGGGCTCGGGCCGGGACCCAGCAACAGCCGTTCGGGAACAGTGATCATGGCGTTGTCGCAGCCACGCCCAGTTCGGCGAGCTGCGTCCTGATTGTGGCCACCGCCTCGGCGGAAGCCGGTGCGAGCGGCGCGCGCGGCTCCCCGCCGGCCATCCCGGCGAGATCCATCGCCGCCTTCAGCCCGGGCACGCCGTACACCGTCGTCACCGTGCGGGCGAGCGGCGTGAGACGCGCTTGAAGCTCGCGCGCCTCATCGTGCCGGCCGTCGCGCGCCAGCTCGAACAGACGCACGCAGAGGTCGGGGATGAGGCAGGCGACCGCGAGAATCCCGCCGGCGGCGCCCACGGCGAGCGACGGATAAAACACGGGCGCGGCGCCGCACAGCACGGCAAAGCCCGCTCGACACTGCGCCACGTCGTCGGCGATCTTCAGGACTTCGAGCCCGGATTCCTTGATCCCCGCGATGTTGCGGTGCTCGGACAGCTCGTGGATGGCCTCGACCGTCAGCTCGGCGCCGAATGCGGCGGGGAAGTTGTAGAGGAGCACCGGCACCGTCGACGCGTCGGCGACCGCCGAGTAGTGGCGGACGAGCGCGCCGGCGGTCATCTGCGACTTGAACGCCATCGGGGGGCGCACCAGCACGGCGTCGGCACCCGCGGCCGCCGCCTGCCGCACGGCCGCAATCGTGGCCCGCGTGGAGTCGCGCCCCGCACCCGCGAGAAGCAGGCGACCTCGCGGCACTTCCTCGCGCAACGCGGCGATCAACCGCTCTGGCTCGTCCCCCTCGAGATAGGCCGCTTCCCCGTTGGTGCCGAGGGCGAGGACCCCGCGAAGCGCGGTCTTCATGTACTCGCGCGCGTTCCGCCGCGCCGCGGCCAGGTCCACCTCGCCGTCCTTGAAGGGGGTGACCGCCGGGGGGAACACACCGGAAAAGGTCATGCCCCGAGCGTACCGAACCGCGCCTGAAAAAACAAACGCCCCGGCGGACATGTGCCGCCGGGGCGCTGTGCAGGAGGGAGTGTGTCTCAGTGAACCCGTTCGGCCGATGCCGGGGCGCCGGCGCGGCCCCGGCTCCAGTCCTCGTCGAGAATCGTCCAGAGGATCTGGTCGAGGTATTCGCCGTGGCGGAGGAACGACTTGCGCAGGATGCCTTCCTGCAGCGCGCCGATCTTCCGCAGGGCGCCGTTGCCGCGTCCGTTCTGCACGGCCGCGCGCGCCTCGAGCCGGTGCGCGTGCAGGACGTCGAAGGCAAACTCGACGACCAGCGCGGCGCCGTCCGCGAACACGCCCGTGGCCCAGAAGGGGGAGCCGATGGCAAAGCCCCATTCGCCCGTCGCGAAGCCGGGCTCGAGCTGGCGGACCTGGAAGATCCCGATGGCCGTGTCCATGCCGTGCGGCACCACGGCGAAGCAGGCGTACGTGCCCGCCGCCCGCTCCCGGTGCGTCCACGCGATGAACCGCTCGAAGCCTTCGACGGTCGTAGGAGGCGGCGAGATGAACCGCGCCACTTCCTCGGTTGAAAGCATCGCGAGCAGCGAAGGAGCGTCCGAGAGCCGCAGCTCCCGCAACGTCACCTTCTCGCCCGCGAGAACCGGCAGCGCATGCCGCCAGTCGGTGGTCGTCGCCTGCGTGGCATTCGCCATCGCGGCTTCGACGTCGAGAAGCACGTCCACGTCGCGATACGGCGTCTTGTCCATCAGAGGATCCCTCCAATGGTGCCGTCAGTCACGACGGGAAGTGGCGCGACAAAAAGGTCGTCGAACATGTCCCCTGCGGT
It encodes the following:
- a CDS encoding GNAT family N-acetyltransferase; translated protein: MDKTPYRDVDVLLDVEAAMANATQATTTDWRHALPVLAGEKVTLRELRLSDAPSLLAMLSTEEVARFISPPPTTVEGFERFIAWTHRERAAGTYACFAVVPHGMDTAIGIFQVRQLEPGFATGEWGFAIGSPFWATGVFADGAALVVEFAFDVLHAHRLEARAAVQNGRGNGALRKIGALQEGILRKSFLRHGEYLDQILWTILDEDWSRGRAGAPASAERVH
- a CDS encoding alanine--glyoxylate aminotransferase family protein, with the protein product MITVPERLLLGPGPSPVPRRVLDAMSAPVLSHLDPVTMAILDDTRARLARAFRAPDRALSLLISGTGTSGMETCVANLTAPGTRAVAVVNGYFGDRLARMLERYGAHVDRVEGEWGRAIDPADVRAVLARTKADLVTIVHAETSTGVRNPVQEVAALAREHDALVIVDAVTSLGAVPLDVARWQIDACYSCSQKGLGAPSGMAPVTFSPRALERRVEARSFYLDLRLLEDYWLHRKYHHTLCSSLLIAVNEALQVVEEEGLEARWRRHERCHGALASGLSAIGLALLPSEQDRLWNLNAIRVPASLEGSAEAAVRQHLLNESGIEIGAGLGPLAGKIWRVGIMGAGATPEIVARFLAAFERALAAAGYKLDAGASVEAASRLL
- a CDS encoding M48 family metalloprotease, coding for MQTQLSAFACALSLSAGLAAGTGCATNPATGKKEFSLMSEEQEIATGRQLDAEVQRQMGPYNDAELQRYVSDLGMRLARVSPRPNLPWKFTVVNQPAVNAFALPGGFIYITRGILPFLDDEAELAGVLGHEIAHVTARHSAQQYTKATSAGIGVTLLSIFVPEARPFQGLTETALGALFLKYGRDAENQADEFGAQYSAKAGWDPRGVAGMLTTLARLDEASGSRKGVPNWLSTHPAPADRVEHVQQIVQKIGASPTAGSGERDRAGFLRRVDGVIYGDSPEEGIVRGNEFLHADLRFALTFPRGWDVQNSPQQVVAKAPDADAYVLLQLVAQPQGSIEQIAVRGMQNAGFRAVDGNRTQVNGLDAFVGTYQGNMQGLGSSLVRAAHVVHEKRVYLVAGIAPRQLFPRAEDDLNRAVGSFRPLSRQEAAGIQPNRVDLYTVREGDTWPSIASRASSGTIKPSTLAIMNHYEPGQAPPPGARIKIVVAG
- a CDS encoding dihydrodipicolinate synthase family protein, coding for MTFSGVFPPAVTPFKDGEVDLAAARRNAREYMKTALRGVLALGTNGEAAYLEGDEPERLIAALREEVPRGRLLLAGAGRDSTRATIAAVRQAAAAGADAVLVRPPMAFKSQMTAGALVRHYSAVADASTVPVLLYNFPAAFGAELTVEAIHELSEHRNIAGIKESGLEVLKIADDVAQCRAGFAVLCGAAPVFYPSLAVGAAGGILAVACLIPDLCVRLFELARDGRHDEARELQARLTPLARTVTTVYGVPGLKAAMDLAGMAGGEPRAPLAPASAEAVATIRTQLAELGVAATTP